Proteins encoded within one genomic window of Chitinophaga parva:
- the cobU gene encoding bifunctional adenosylcobinamide kinase/adenosylcobinamide-phosphate guanylyltransferase, with product MLYLITGGARSGKSRYAQDLALQLSPTPVYVATARIWDQDFEQRVRYHQQERGPEWTSYEEQERVSALPIQGKAVVIDCITLWLTNFFVKHQYDTSLALQAIKEEILAIHKMEGHFIFVTNEIGMGVHAESEAGRKFTDLQGWTNQFIARLADKVVLMVSGLPMTIK from the coding sequence ATGCTTTATCTGATCACCGGCGGCGCCCGTTCAGGGAAAAGCCGTTACGCACAAGACCTGGCCTTACAGCTGTCGCCCACCCCGGTGTATGTGGCCACTGCCCGCATCTGGGACCAGGATTTTGAACAGCGGGTACGCTATCACCAGCAGGAGCGCGGCCCGGAATGGACCAGCTACGAAGAACAGGAACGGGTAAGCGCCCTGCCCATACAGGGCAAGGCCGTGGTGATAGACTGCATTACGCTGTGGCTTACCAACTTTTTTGTGAAGCACCAGTACGATACCTCGCTGGCGCTCCAGGCTATCAAGGAAGAAATTCTTGCCATCCATAAAATGGAGGGGCATTTCATTTTTGTGACCAACGAGATCGGAATGGGCGTGCACGCTGAAAGTGAAGCAGGGCGCAAGTTTACAGACCTGCAGGGCTGGACCAACCAGTTCATTGCCCGCCTGGCCGATAAAGTGGTACTCATGGTTTCCGGCTTGCCCATGACCATTAAATAA
- the cobT gene encoding nicotinate-nucleotide--dimethylbenzimidazole phosphoribosyltransferase yields MLATLRITAPDQSLSAALQQCIDQKTKPLGALGRLEALALQAGLIQQSLHPIVHKPGIIVFAGDHGIAAQGLVNPYPQAVTAQMVYNFLNGGAAINVFCAVHNLALSVVDAGVNHNFTPHSDLVDRKVAMGTQNYLYGKAMTDSACHEALEAGAALVREKQAAGCNTIGFGEMGIGNSAAASLIMHCITGIPLEDCVGAGTGANATQQALKLKTLQHALEKHGVPDDPFDVLATYGGFETVMICGAILQAAALQMMVVIDGFIVTAALLAAHRAHPDVLAYCVFAHSSHEKGHRAMLAYLGAAPLLQLDMRLGEGTGAALAIPLIKSAVGFLNHMATFAQAGVSTSGTTA; encoded by the coding sequence ATGTTAGCAACCTTACGCATTACCGCCCCGGATCAATCCCTGTCTGCCGCACTGCAACAGTGTATTGACCAAAAGACAAAACCCCTCGGCGCCCTGGGACGCCTGGAAGCACTGGCCCTGCAGGCCGGCCTTATTCAGCAGAGCCTCCACCCCATTGTACATAAACCCGGTATCATCGTGTTTGCCGGCGATCATGGCATAGCGGCACAGGGGCTTGTAAATCCTTATCCACAGGCCGTTACCGCCCAGATGGTCTATAATTTCCTGAATGGGGGCGCCGCTATCAACGTGTTCTGCGCGGTGCACAACCTGGCCCTCTCCGTGGTGGATGCCGGCGTAAACCACAATTTCACGCCCCACTCTGATTTGGTAGACCGCAAAGTGGCCATGGGTACCCAAAATTACCTGTACGGCAAGGCCATGACAGACAGCGCCTGCCATGAGGCCCTGGAAGCCGGCGCCGCCCTGGTGCGGGAAAAACAGGCTGCCGGGTGCAATACCATCGGCTTTGGCGAAATGGGCATTGGCAACTCTGCCGCTGCCTCCCTTATCATGCACTGCATTACCGGCATCCCGCTGGAAGACTGTGTGGGCGCGGGCACCGGGGCAAACGCCACCCAGCAGGCACTGAAACTGAAAACCCTGCAGCACGCCCTCGAAAAGCATGGTGTGCCGGACGATCCTTTTGATGTACTGGCTACCTATGGCGGCTTTGAGACCGTTATGATCTGTGGCGCCATCCTGCAGGCAGCCGCCCTGCAGATGATGGTGGTGATAGACGGCTTTATTGTAACCGCCGCGCTGCTGGCTGCACACAGGGCTCACCCGGATGTGCTGGCCTATTGCGTGTTTGCGCACAGCTCCCACGAAAAAGGACACCGCGCCATGCTGGCATACCTGGGAGCCGCGCCCCTGCTGCAGCTGGACATGCGCCTGGGAGAAGGTACCGGTGCCGCACTGGCCATTCCCCTGATAAAATCTGCCGTTGGATTCCTGAACCACATGGCTACATTTGCGCAGGCAGGCGTGTCTACCTCCGGCACAACCGCATAA
- a CDS encoding ABC transporter substrate-binding protein, translating into MIAVSFLPAATQMIYDMGLQHLLKGVTFECPPAALAEQPPVVRCVLEGHAYSSEEIDRIFSASKAQGKSLYYVDEPLLASIAPDVIFTQDVCEVCQIDTACTQAAIHNLPKQPVLLPLSPNNLDDVLQCAVTIATALGQEEAAYRYLAGLTRRTDHILDTLRAHRAPLKRVLLMEWMAPVYNCGHWIPFQVAQAGGVDMLSNPAGDSIVTSWEKIRKYDPEVLVVAPCGFTIQRSREELHLLTAREGWNELQAVRNKAVFLADYDLFTQPSASTLVDGIEMLAALFHPGLFTLPAHLQHKCMALHTATVRS; encoded by the coding sequence ATGATCGCAGTTTCCTTTCTTCCCGCTGCCACGCAGATGATCTACGACATGGGCCTGCAGCACCTGCTTAAGGGTGTCACCTTTGAGTGCCCGCCCGCTGCGCTGGCGGAGCAGCCACCCGTGGTGCGTTGTGTACTGGAAGGCCATGCCTATTCCAGCGAGGAAATAGACCGCATTTTCTCCGCCTCCAAAGCGCAGGGCAAAAGCCTTTATTACGTGGATGAGCCGCTCCTGGCATCCATTGCGCCGGATGTGATCTTTACCCAGGATGTATGCGAAGTATGCCAGATCGATACGGCCTGCACACAGGCCGCCATCCATAACCTGCCAAAACAGCCGGTACTCTTGCCATTATCACCCAATAACCTGGATGATGTACTGCAATGCGCCGTGACCATTGCCACGGCGCTGGGGCAGGAGGAAGCAGCTTACCGCTACCTGGCCGGCCTTACCCGCCGCACGGACCATATCCTGGACACCCTGCGTGCCCACCGCGCCCCGCTGAAGCGCGTGCTGCTCATGGAATGGATGGCCCCCGTGTACAACTGCGGGCACTGGATCCCCTTCCAGGTGGCACAGGCAGGCGGTGTAGATATGCTTTCCAATCCTGCCGGCGATTCTATTGTAACGTCCTGGGAAAAAATACGGAAATACGACCCGGAAGTGCTGGTGGTGGCTCCCTGTGGTTTTACCATACAGCGCTCCCGCGAAGAGCTGCACCTGCTCACGGCCCGCGAAGGATGGAACGAGCTGCAGGCCGTGCGTAACAAAGCCGTGTTCCTGGCGGATTACGACCTGTTTACCCAGCCGAGTGCCAGTACCCTGGTAGACGGGATCGAAATGCTGGCGGCCCTTTTTCATCCAGGATTGTTTACCTTGCCGGCTCACCTGCAGCATAAGTGCATGGCCCTGCATACAGCCACGGTGCGCTCCTGA